One Candidatus Culexarchaeum yellowstonense genomic region harbors:
- a CDS encoding carbon-nitrogen hydrolase family protein has product MRVASVQFNASRSKDENLKRILSYIEYASKLGIELVVFPEYSMFFPLDKDSLKHSEYIDGGFLGEIRRSARDCNVNVVVNFSEKSNDKAGRVYDTSVLISSSGEVLSVYRKTHLFDAFNVRESDYIVPGDSLAKPVRLGDFNVGLLICYDVRFPEAARSLAIDGCTLLCVSSAWYSGVLKEVHLLTMILARAIENGIYVVMANQTQPRFCGRSCIVDPYGVVLADAGEREGVMIHGDISVDRLNDVRRSLPLLSQRRPELYLQK; this is encoded by the coding sequence ATGCGTGTTGCATCTGTACAATTTAATGCCAGTAGATCTAAGGATGAGAATCTTAAGAGGATTTTGAGCTACATTGAGTATGCATCTAAACTTGGTATTGAACTTGTCGTTTTCCCCGAGTATTCCATGTTCTTCCCATTGGATAAGGATTCATTGAAGCATTCGGAGTATATTGATGGAGGATTTTTAGGTGAAATTAGGCGTTCAGCGAGGGATTGTAATGTAAATGTTGTTGTGAATTTTTCTGAGAAGTCCAATGATAAGGCTGGGAGGGTTTATGACACCTCAGTTTTAATATCCAGTTCTGGTGAAGTACTTTCAGTTTATCGTAAAACACATCTCTTCGATGCATTTAATGTTAGGGAATCTGATTACATAGTTCCTGGAGATTCTTTGGCTAAACCTGTTAGATTGGGTGATTTCAATGTTGGTCTTTTAATATGTTATGATGTTCGTTTTCCAGAGGCTGCCAGAAGCCTAGCTATTGATGGATGCACTCTACTTTGCGTCTCTTCAGCATGGTATAGTGGGGTTTTAAAGGAGGTTCATCTATTAACTATGATTTTGGCTAGAGCCATAGAGAATGGAATTTATGTTGTTATGGCAAATCAAACCCAGCCGAGATTTTGCGGTAGGAGTTGTATAGTTGACCCATATGGCGTGGTGCTTGCTGATGCTGGTGAACGTGAGGGTGTAATGATACATGGTGATATAAGCGTTGATAGATTGAATGATGTTAGGAGAAGTCTACCATTACTGTCTCAAAGGAGACCTGAACTATACCTTCAAAAATGA
- a CDS encoding ABC transporter ATP-binding protein/permease, whose protein sequence is MGFGGPHGMWGYGGEKAETPASILLRKLLKYMLPYKFAIFVIVACVILSSITSLFSPYLLGLAIDNYIMVGDMNGLLQISMLYLLVMVGNWIAMAVQGYAISWVGQRMIYDLRNRLMEKIMFQSFKYHDNRRAGDLISIVINDTSVLRESFISGVFNIISDIFSLIGVVIAMYLLNVPLTLVTLLTLPVMLFIAYVFSHRFRKAYRRTREKIAEVTVRVQESVSGIRVIQAFGREEDSQSRFQMSATEHFEAQLQAGKLMAIFWPTINFVGNIGTIVVLFYGGVLSAQGRLEVGVLVAFLAYVTRFMGPIMQLTNFYDMLQSALAASERIFNVLESEVDVKDAPDAIELPRVKGEIKYENVWFEYVKGIPVLKNINLHIKPGEKLAIVGPTGSGKTTLVYLLARFYDVTSGSITIDGIDIRRVKQESLRRQIAFVPQDTFLFRGTIMDNIRVGKPGATDDEVIDVCKRLGIHEFIMRLPKGYNTDAGEAGRKLSTGERQLISFARAMLKDPPILVLDEALSAVDPKTEYMIKYAIRKLLENRTAIIIAHRLTLARDWDRIIVLHNGVIEEEGTHEELMRKQGFYYKLYTTQISEEVVVEAVGRDSGGRNNNSS, encoded by the coding sequence ATGGGGTTCGGCGGGCCTCATGGTATGTGGGGATATGGTGGCGAGAAGGCTGAAACCCCTGCCAGCATACTTTTGAGGAAGCTGCTTAAATATATGCTTCCATATAAGTTTGCAATTTTCGTGATAGTTGCATGTGTGATATTATCTTCTATTACAAGTTTATTCTCCCCATATCTCTTGGGTTTAGCCATCGACAATTACATAATGGTTGGAGACATGAATGGTTTACTACAGATATCAATGCTATACCTCTTGGTTATGGTTGGTAATTGGATTGCGATGGCAGTTCAAGGGTATGCGATATCATGGGTTGGCCAAAGGATGATTTATGATTTGAGGAATAGGTTGATGGAGAAAATAATGTTTCAATCCTTCAAGTATCATGATAATAGGAGGGCTGGAGACTTAATATCCATTGTAATAAATGATACTTCTGTATTGAGGGAATCATTTATTTCAGGGGTATTCAACATCATTAGTGATATATTCTCATTAATTGGCGTCGTCATTGCCATGTACCTTTTAAATGTTCCATTAACATTAGTAACGCTACTGACATTACCTGTAATGCTATTTATAGCGTACGTCTTCAGCCATAGGTTTAGGAAGGCTTATCGTAGAACTAGGGAGAAGATAGCTGAAGTAACTGTTAGGGTTCAGGAGAGTGTTTCCGGTATTAGGGTTATTCAAGCCTTCGGTAGGGAAGAGGATTCTCAATCTAGATTTCAGATGAGTGCCACTGAGCATTTTGAAGCCCAACTTCAAGCTGGAAAGCTGATGGCCATATTCTGGCCCACAATAAACTTTGTTGGTAATATTGGCACAATTGTAGTCTTGTTTTATGGCGGGGTTCTAAGTGCTCAAGGTAGGCTTGAAGTTGGTGTACTTGTAGCATTCTTAGCTTACGTAACTAGGTTTATGGGTCCAATAATGCAGTTAACCAACTTCTACGATATGTTGCAATCTGCATTGGCTGCTTCCGAAAGAATATTCAATGTTTTGGAGAGTGAGGTGGATGTTAAGGATGCTCCCGACGCCATCGAACTTCCAAGGGTTAAGGGGGAAATTAAGTATGAGAATGTATGGTTCGAGTATGTTAAGGGCATTCCTGTACTTAAGAACATCAATCTTCATATTAAGCCCGGTGAGAAGCTTGCCATAGTTGGACCCACAGGCTCTGGGAAAACTACCCTTGTATATCTGCTTGCCAGATTCTATGATGTTACGAGCGGCTCGATAACTATTGATGGTATTGATATTAGGAGGGTTAAACAGGAGTCTCTTAGGAGGCAGATAGCATTTGTTCCACAGGATACATTCCTATTCAGGGGTACTATAATGGATAATATTAGGGTTGGTAAGCCTGGTGCCACTGATGATGAGGTTATCGATGTTTGCAAGAGGCTTGGAATCCATGAATTCATTATGAGGCTTCCAAAGGGATATAATACTGATGCTGGTGAGGCTGGTAGGAAGCTATCCACTGGTGAGAGGCAATTGATATCCTTTGCTAGGGCTATGCTTAAAGATCCACCAATATTGGTTTTAGATGAAGCTCTCAGCGCCGTTGACCCGAAAACCGAGTATATGATTAAATATGCCATAAGGAAGCTCCTTGAAAATAGGACTGCAATAATAATTGCCCATAGATTGACGTTGGCTAGGGATTGGGATAGAATAATAGTATTACATAATGGTGTAATTGAGGAGGAAGGTACCCATGAAGAACTTATGCGTAAACAAGGATTCTACTACAAACTTTACACCACACAGATCAGTGAGGAAGTTGTCGTTGAGGCTGTGGGTAGGGATAGTGGCGGCCGCAACAATAATAGTAGCTAA
- a CDS encoding Hsp20/alpha crystallin family protein, which yields MSSKRRWEGWEDPFDKWFREFFEEINRRFSIPTPYELFDQIEREFEDLEKRGIRGPFIYGFSISIGPDGKPTIKEFGNVKKFYGKPTIEEEREPLADVYEDEKTVTVIVEMPGVNKEDIKIRIDGDRLIVSAQTGDRKYYKEITLPAKVKKENAKASYKNGVLELKLEKEKGRREEGYEIKVE from the coding sequence ATGTCTAGCAAGAGGAGATGGGAAGGATGGGAGGATCCCTTTGACAAGTGGTTTAGGGAATTCTTTGAGGAGATTAATAGGAGATTCTCCATACCCACACCATACGAGCTCTTCGATCAAATTGAAAGGGAATTTGAGGATTTGGAGAAGAGGGGGATTAGGGGGCCATTCATATATGGATTCTCAATAAGCATAGGACCCGATGGTAAACCCACAATCAAGGAGTTTGGTAATGTTAAGAAGTTTTACGGTAAACCAACAATTGAGGAGGAGAGGGAGCCTCTGGCAGACGTTTATGAGGATGAGAAGACTGTAACTGTGATTGTGGAGATGCCTGGAGTGAATAAGGAGGATATAAAGATTAGGATTGATGGTGATAGGCTCATCGTCAGCGCTCAAACAGGGGATAGGAAGTATTATAAGGAGATAACATTGCCCGCTAAGGTTAAGAAGGAGAATGCTAAAGCAAGCTATAAGAATGGCGTTTTAGAGTTGAAATTGGAGAAGGAGAAGGGTCGAAGGGAAGAGGGATACGAGATAAAGGTTGAGTGA
- the hypD gene encoding hydrogenase formation protein HypD, with protein sequence MDSHMILRDRSLALKAAEYINEHCSRDRYVIMHVCGTHEYTITHSGIRSLIPKVDLRAGPGCPVCVASPVNIDLAVKLSLMDNVLVTTFGDMFRVKGSKFSLMDSKGMGGRVQVVYSINDAVEFARRNPNFEVVHFAIGFETTAPSTAAMLLSNPPKNFSIIPTHLLIPPAMLYLLNLGEVRIDGFICPGHVSTIIGVKPYLDIAYSKRVPMVIAGFEPLDVLMGVAMLIDMINDGDYTVKNEYTRAVRFEGNVKAIELMNTVFKVSDAYWRGIGFISKSGLELKDEFSSFDARARFDVEVEADYTMPPGCRCGDVLRGLIMPWECPLFAKACTPENPVGPCMVSSEGSCSIAYKYGGSYLHQIMD encoded by the coding sequence TTGGATTCACATATGATTCTTAGGGATAGGAGTTTAGCTTTGAAGGCGGCTGAGTATATAAATGAGCATTGCAGTAGGGATAGATACGTTATTATGCATGTATGCGGTACACATGAATACACCATAACGCATTCAGGTATAAGGTCGCTGATACCGAAAGTTGATTTGAGGGCTGGACCTGGATGCCCAGTTTGTGTTGCATCTCCAGTTAACATTGATTTGGCAGTTAAATTGTCTCTTATGGATAATGTTTTGGTGACAACGTTTGGGGATATGTTTAGGGTTAAGGGGTCAAAGTTTTCCCTCATGGATTCTAAGGGTATGGGTGGGAGGGTTCAGGTGGTTTACAGTATAAATGATGCTGTGGAGTTTGCTAGGAGGAATCCGAATTTTGAGGTTGTGCATTTCGCCATAGGTTTTGAGACTACTGCCCCATCCACTGCAGCCATGCTATTATCGAATCCCCCGAAGAACTTTTCAATAATTCCAACGCATCTGCTCATCCCCCCAGCAATGCTATACCTATTAAATCTCGGTGAAGTTAGGATTGATGGTTTCATATGTCCAGGGCATGTTTCAACGATAATTGGTGTTAAACCATACTTGGATATAGCATACTCCAAGAGGGTTCCAATGGTTATAGCTGGATTTGAGCCTCTGGATGTGCTTATGGGAGTTGCAATGCTCATAGACATGATCAATGATGGTGATTATACTGTTAAGAATGAGTATACGCGTGCAGTTAGATTTGAGGGGAATGTTAAGGCCATTGAGTTAATGAATACTGTTTTCAAGGTTTCAGATGCATATTGGCGTGGTATTGGATTCATATCTAAATCTGGATTGGAATTGAAGGATGAATTCTCGAGTTTTGATGCTAGGGCTAGGTTTGATGTTGAGGTTGAAGCTGACTATACCATGCCTCCTGGATGTAGATGTGGTGACGTCCTTAGGGGGTTGATAATGCCTTGGGAATGTCCACTCTTCGCTAAAGCTTGTACCCCAGAGAATCCTGTGGGTCCCTGCATGGTCTCCTCCGAAGGCTCATGCTCCATAGCCTATAAGTATGGTGGATCCTATCTTCATCAAATTATGGACTGA
- the metG gene encoding methionine--tRNA ligase: MGRWVVCAAWPYVNAFPHLGTMVACIVSPDVFARYLRAKGEDVVFVSGSDEHGTPIEVEARKLGIHPKKLTDQLHDYVVKLYERLGVSYDNYTRTENEIHINFVQNFFMKLYENGYIYEKEVSLPFCPNCNIFLPDRFIEGVCPYCGEPRARGDQCPSCNRILDPLDLIDPHCVFCGSKPVIKNTKHWFFDLPKLSDKLMEFVMKHNLFSDSVKNYCKMWFKEGLKARSVTRDNSWGIPAPFPGASGKTIYVWFEALLGYLSATKEYFHRKGCEDEWLKYWVDGDSKTVFFIGKDNIPFHAIILPAMLMASGEGYVLPWQISSVEFLMFEGQTFSKSRGVGVWIDEALEIAPADYWRFALILMRPETRDLNFTWDSFYRIVNSELNDNLGNFIHRTLSFIYSRFDAKIPKAYDFDDNDKSMLFKLSFAPKNIGSLIENFKLKSAAEALLEFSSAGNQYLNDKAPWKSIKEDYMSASTTMWVAANVVKSLAILMAPFMPHSAEKVWEYLNLSGSVHNVSWDEASKANLMEGHIINKPEPIFQKLPEDFVKTIGERLREVRIKLKRPELA; the protein is encoded by the coding sequence ACGCGTTTCCACATCTTGGTACTATGGTTGCATGTATAGTGTCCCCAGATGTCTTTGCAAGGTATCTTAGGGCTAAGGGTGAGGATGTGGTTTTTGTTAGTGGTTCTGATGAGCATGGTACGCCCATTGAGGTTGAAGCTAGGAAGCTTGGAATTCACCCTAAGAAGCTTACAGATCAACTTCATGATTATGTTGTTAAATTGTATGAGAGGCTTGGCGTTAGCTATGATAATTATACTAGGACTGAGAATGAGATACACATAAATTTTGTGCAGAACTTCTTCATGAAACTGTATGAGAATGGATACATATATGAGAAGGAGGTTTCACTTCCCTTCTGTCCGAATTGCAACATTTTCCTACCGGATAGGTTTATTGAGGGTGTATGCCCATATTGCGGTGAGCCTAGGGCTAGGGGTGATCAATGCCCCTCATGTAATAGGATACTAGACCCGTTGGATCTTATAGATCCACACTGCGTCTTCTGCGGTTCTAAACCAGTTATTAAAAATACTAAGCACTGGTTCTTCGATCTCCCAAAGCTTTCCGATAAGCTTATGGAATTCGTTATGAAGCATAACCTATTCTCTGATAGTGTTAAGAATTATTGTAAGATGTGGTTTAAGGAGGGGTTGAAGGCTAGATCTGTGACTAGGGATAATTCTTGGGGTATACCTGCACCATTTCCAGGGGCTTCTGGGAAAACTATATATGTTTGGTTTGAAGCTCTGCTGGGATACTTATCAGCCACTAAGGAGTACTTCCATAGGAAGGGATGTGAGGATGAGTGGCTTAAATATTGGGTTGATGGTGATTCTAAAACTGTCTTCTTCATTGGGAAGGATAACATCCCCTTTCACGCCATAATACTTCCAGCAATGCTAATGGCTTCGGGTGAGGGGTACGTTTTGCCATGGCAGATATCCTCAGTGGAATTCTTAATGTTTGAGGGCCAAACCTTCAGTAAGAGTAGGGGGGTTGGTGTTTGGATCGATGAGGCTCTTGAGATAGCCCCTGCAGATTACTGGAGGTTTGCATTGATTTTGATGAGACCTGAAACTAGGGATCTAAATTTCACTTGGGATTCATTCTATAGGATTGTGAATTCTGAGTTGAATGATAATCTTGGGAACTTCATTCATAGAACTCTAAGCTTCATATATAGTAGGTTTGATGCAAAGATTCCAAAGGCATACGATTTCGATGATAATGATAAGTCTATGCTATTCAAGTTGAGCTTCGCCCCCAAGAATATTGGATCTTTGATTGAGAATTTTAAATTGAAGTCTGCAGCTGAAGCTTTACTGGAATTTTCCTCAGCTGGGAATCAGTATTTGAATGATAAGGCCCCCTGGAAGTCTATTAAGGAGGATTATATGTCTGCATCCACAACCATGTGGGTTGCTGCGAACGTTGTTAAGTCGCTTGCAATACTCATGGCTCCATTCATGCCACACTCTGCTGAGAAGGTTTGGGAATACTTGAATTTAAGCGGCTCAGTCCACAATGTTAGTTGGGATGAAGCTTCAAAGGCCAATTTAATGGAGGGGCACATAATAAATAAGCCTGAACCAATATTCCAAAAGCTTCCTGAGGATTTCGTTAAAACTATAGGTGAAAGGCTGAGGGAAGTTCGAATTAAACTTAAGAGACCTGAGTTGGCTTAA
- a CDS encoding ABC transporter ATP-binding protein/permease: protein MKKDTEKYVSIKTFIRLTPYIKRSWKAFLTCIIAMFIGSELTTIAPSFMRSAIDNGIMKGDFQTVLSYVILILVVSLLSSVATFFERYYSTVFSQKAALDFRNDVFKAVQRQSFSFFDEVPVGQLVSRITDDVERIARFLSFPLRNLISTVFLASLTIGYMWSMNPKLSVIVGFYMLGIMLASIRYNMIVRPLNMEARNQLGILASITDNNITGYRTVKSLSVEKERINAFVTENDKLFSLYVRIAKVDAIYGRLGILLLVLANITILYVGGLDIINGSFTVGGLAAFNTYTLLLMRPVTFVGNFVGMFSIAMTSAKRLFDIIDRVPEVYEKPNAIELPPIKGEVTFENVWFGYVKDKPILKGVNLHVKPGEKVAIIGRTGSGKSTLISLIPRFYDVWQGSVKIDGYDVRDVKLKSLRRQVAIVSQEPFLFAGSFKDNIALAKPEASMDEIVKAAKIAKIHDFIASLPNGYDSLIGERGVTLSGGQKQRLTIARALVAGAKIIILDDPTSNLDARTEKEFIDDIKGILKDHTVFIVTQRLPLIMLADRIIVLDDGKVVEEGTHDELMAKRGLYYSIYVELYAKQKAELEKLLSEVEAEAVGSKDGGV from the coding sequence ATGAAGAAGGATACTGAGAAATATGTTTCAATTAAAACCTTCATTAGATTAACTCCATATATAAAGCGATCTTGGAAGGCTTTCCTAACATGTATAATTGCAATGTTCATAGGCTCTGAATTGACAACAATAGCTCCATCATTCATGCGCAGCGCCATTGATAATGGAATTATGAAGGGAGATTTCCAAACAGTCCTCTCATATGTAATCTTAATTTTGGTTGTAAGCCTACTTTCCAGTGTAGCAACCTTCTTCGAACGGTATTATAGCACCGTGTTTTCACAGAAAGCTGCCCTAGATTTCAGGAATGATGTATTTAAAGCAGTTCAGAGACAGTCATTCTCCTTCTTCGACGAAGTTCCAGTGGGACAACTTGTTTCAAGGATCACCGACGATGTTGAGAGGATTGCCCGATTCCTATCATTCCCACTTAGAAATCTCATTTCAACAGTCTTCTTAGCATCATTAACTATTGGGTATATGTGGAGTATGAATCCGAAGCTATCTGTGATCGTTGGATTCTATATGCTTGGGATTATGTTGGCCAGCATTCGATACAATATGATTGTCAGACCATTGAATATGGAGGCGAGAAACCAGCTTGGTATTCTTGCGTCAATAACTGACAATAATATTACTGGATATAGGACCGTGAAGTCATTATCTGTTGAAAAGGAGAGGATAAACGCTTTTGTCACTGAAAATGATAAGCTATTTTCATTGTATGTTCGTATAGCTAAGGTGGATGCAATATATGGTAGATTGGGGATTTTACTTCTGGTTTTAGCTAATATCACAATACTTTACGTGGGTGGTTTAGATATAATTAATGGTTCTTTCACCGTTGGAGGTTTGGCTGCATTTAACACTTACACTTTACTCTTAATGAGGCCAGTAACATTTGTGGGAAACTTCGTTGGAATGTTTTCCATAGCAATGACTTCAGCTAAACGTCTATTCGACATTATTGACAGAGTTCCAGAGGTTTATGAGAAGCCTAATGCCATTGAGCTTCCACCAATTAAGGGTGAAGTTACATTTGAAAATGTGTGGTTTGGTTATGTTAAGGATAAACCAATTTTGAAGGGTGTTAATTTGCATGTTAAGCCTGGTGAGAAGGTTGCAATTATTGGTAGAACTGGTTCTGGTAAGAGTACATTGATAAGTTTGATTCCAAGATTCTATGATGTTTGGCAAGGAAGTGTTAAGATTGATGGTTATGATGTTAGGGATGTGAAGTTGAAGTCTCTTAGGAGGCAAGTGGCTATAGTTTCGCAGGAGCCATTCTTATTCGCCGGTTCATTTAAGGATAACATTGCATTGGCTAAGCCTGAAGCTTCCATGGATGAAATTGTTAAAGCGGCGAAAATTGCTAAGATACATGACTTCATAGCATCCCTACCCAATGGTTATGATTCGTTGATCGGTGAGAGGGGTGTAACCCTTTCTGGTGGGCAGAAGCAGAGGTTGACGATAGCTAGAGCGTTGGTGGCTGGTGCAAAGATAATAATTTTGGATGATCCAACATCTAATCTTGATGCTAGAACAGAGAAGGAGTTTATTGATGATATTAAGGGTATACTTAAAGATCACACAGTCTTCATAGTTACACAGAGGCTTCCACTAATAATGTTGGCTGATAGGATTATTGTTTTAGATGATGGTAAAGTGGTTGAGGAGGGCACTCATGATGAGTTAATGGCTAAACGTGGATTATACTACAGCATATATGTTGAGCTCTATGCAAAGCAGAAGGCTGAATTGGAGAAGCTTTTAAGTGAAGTTGAAGCTGAGGCTGTTGGAAGTAAGGATGGTGGTGTGTGA
- a CDS encoding GAF domain-containing protein translates to MNKDEIYEKCYNEIMGRVKGKEIVERMRIVCEVMKRNIPYYFWVGFYIPREGYLELGPSMGPPACARIAYTGVCGTAYRRKETIVVPDVDKFPGHIVCDPRSKSEISAPVFNSKGEVIAVFDVDSDQLGSFDEKDKVWVEKILREVFTEL, encoded by the coding sequence ATGAATAAAGATGAGATTTACGAGAAATGCTACAATGAGATAATGGGGAGAGTTAAAGGCAAAGAGATTGTGGAGAGGATGAGGATAGTTTGCGAAGTTATGAAGAGGAATATCCCATACTACTTCTGGGTTGGATTCTACATTCCAAGAGAGGGATATCTGGAGCTAGGTCCCTCAATGGGTCCCCCTGCATGTGCAAGAATAGCATACACGGGGGTATGTGGGACAGCATATAGACGTAAGGAAACAATAGTGGTTCCAGATGTGGATAAGTTTCCAGGGCACATAGTGTGCGATCCGAGATCTAAATCCGAAATATCAGCGCCAGTATTCAATTCAAAGGGGGAGGTAATAGCTGTATTCGATGTCGATAGCGATCAGCTGGGAAGCTTTGACGAGAAAGATAAAGTGTGGGTTGAAAAGATATTGAGGGAAGTCTTCACAGAACTTTAG
- a CDS encoding threonyl-tRNA synthetase editing domain-containing protein, with protein MRILLIHAEKFWWKVTKPVKIPIRDELTNENSEGEEENVLVAFTCVESIDEERIEDKCLKAVESIMEVSSRIGVKKVIVYPYAHLSNQLGDLEVTVKALRIITQNLMDKGYQVKQSPFGYYKEFMLHCKGHPLSESLRVI; from the coding sequence ATGAGGATCCTATTAATCCATGCTGAAAAGTTTTGGTGGAAGGTTACAAAACCTGTCAAAATACCCATCAGAGACGAATTAACGAATGAGAATAGTGAGGGGGAGGAGGAAAACGTTCTAGTAGCCTTCACATGTGTAGAATCAATAGATGAGGAGAGAATTGAGGATAAATGTTTGAAAGCGGTTGAATCAATAATGGAGGTATCCTCAAGGATAGGGGTGAAGAAAGTCATAGTATACCCATATGCACATTTATCCAATCAATTGGGAGACTTAGAAGTAACAGTTAAGGCTCTGAGGATTATTACGCAAAATTTAATGGATAAGGGGTATCAAGTAAAACAATCGCCATTTGGTTATTATAAGGAATTCATGTTGCACTGTAAAGGACACCCATTATCAGAATCCCTTAGAGTAATATGA